The DNA sequence TATCGACATCACGCTGATGAGGAGGATATCATAATGGCAATGAAAATCACCGACGAGTGCACTGCCTGTGGATTGTGTCTGCCGGAGTGCCCGAACGACGCCATCGCCGAAGGGGACATTTACGTTATTGATCAAGTTAAATGCGACGAGTGCGCCAATGTGGACGGTGGTTCACGCTGCGTAGCGATTTGTCCGGTTGACTGCATCATTAAATCGTAACAAAGTCGACGTTCATTACTTGTGCCGTCGACAACGACGGCATTTTTTTTGGGGTATATGTTCACTGGCAAACAAGCCTGGATAATTTTACTACTTGCAGCAACCATCACGTTGCTTCTTCAGAACTCCGGCAATGTCCGGCTGAAGTTCACATTCTTTAGTTTTTCTCTACCGCTACCTGTCTTGATACTGATTGGAGTCGGAATCGGTATCGTCCTCGGCTTCTGGCTCGACCGACCAAAGAAAAATGCCAAATAGCCGCTATCAGTATCTCGAAAATATAGCCACCGCCGATGCTGCGTTTGAAGCCTATGGCGCCACCATGGAGGAGCTCTTTGCCAACGCTGCGCTGGCAATGTTCAATGTCATTGCGCCGTTGAACAAGATCGGCGTCGAATCGGTGCGTGATGTCACAGTGGCAGCCGATTCATATGACGAGCTGCTACACAATTGGCTCGCTGAGTTAGTGTATCTCAAGGATGTTCACGGCGAACTGTATTCGCAATTTAAAGTGAGAATTGAGACCCGCGACGTAATTCAGTTAGCGGCTGAGATTCACGGCGATACGATAGACAGCGTCCGTGAGTACACCCAAACAGATGTCAAGGCAGTAACCTATCACCGTTTGGCGATCGAACGCCGAGAAAATGGATTAGTAGCCACGGTAGTTCTGGATCTATGAAATATCCCGTTACGAAAATACGCGATGGCGTTTGGGAGATTGATCCTTCGGTCAAGAAGGGAATGCGCGTTCCGGCGCGGTTGTATTCGAGCGACAAACTGTTAGCTTCGCTAGATGACGGTGTCTTCGAGCAAGTCACGAATGTCGCCACTCTTCCGGGAATCGTAGGCCATGCACTGTGTATGCCTGACGGCCATTGGGGTTACGGATTCCCAATCGGCGGAGTTGCGGCATTCTCGATCAGCGACGGCGTTATCTCTCCCGGTGGAATCGGATTCGATATCAACTGCGGAATGCGATTGATAAAGACAAATCTGGTGCTCGATGAGATCAAGCCGAAACTGCCGCAGCTTCTGGATCGACTGTTTCAACTTGTCCCGGCCGGAGTTGGCGTGAAAGGCTCGGTGAGTTTGAACAAAAAGGAATTCGAGAGTGTGCTCGTCGATGGCGTGGCGTGGTGCCATAAGAATGGCTATGCCAATGATTCAGACCGCCTCAGTATCGAGCAGGGCGGCAAATTGCCAAATGCCGACCCATCGCAAGTTTCGCAAAAGGCGTTTGATCGCGGACGCGGGCAACTTGGAACACTGGGTTCGGGAAATCACTATCTCGAAATCGAAGTCATCAAACCAGAGAATGTGTTCGATGCCAAGATCGCCCAACGGTTCGGCATCGACCGACCGAATCAAATCGTAATCCTCGTCCACTGCGGTTCGCGCGGGTGTGGTCATCAAGTAGCAACCGACCACCTGCAGGTGTTCACCAAAGCGATGCAAAAGTATGGCATTGAAACAAATGATCGTGAGCTGGCCTGTGCGCCATTTAGTTCGCCGGAAGGGCAGGCGTATTTCAAAGGCATGACCTGCGCCGCTAACAGCGCATTCGCCAATCGACAGATCATCGTTCACAATATCCGGCGCGCTTTCACGGAAATCTTGGGAAAGTCGGAAGGGGAAATAGGACTCGAGACGATCTACGACGTGGCACACAATATCGCCAAGATAGAATCTTACGAAATCGGCGGCAAGAAGCAGAAAGTCATCGTCCATCGTAAGGGCGCAACACGCGCATTCGGACCAAACTCGCCCGACGTGCCGGACAAGTACCGAGATATCGGCCAACCGGTCCTGGTGGGCGGCTCGATGCAGACTGGATCATATCTGCTTGTGGGCACATCCAAGGCGATGGAAGAAACATACGGCTCGACACTGCACGGATCGGGGCGGACGATGTCACGAATGCAAGCTAAGAAAATGGTCAAGGGCTCGGAACTAATCACGGAAATGGCAGAGCAGGGAATTCAAGTGCGAGCAGCATCTTTGAGCGGACTCGCTGAAGAAGTCGGTTTTGCCTATAAGGAGATCGACGACGTCATCGACGCCGTTCACAATATCGGAATATCCAAAAAGGTGGCAAAGTTGGTTCCAATCGGGAATATCAAGGGGTAGAACCCACCCTTCTCGCTAATATTCAATATTCATTCAAAAATCGGAAAGCCATACCCGAGGCAACCCATCCCTTTCGGCTGCCTCGGGCATATTGAGAAGTCTTATCGAAGTGTCCCGCAGTGGGCTGGCCAGAGAGTGCAAGTTGCTGGCGCAGCGCCGCCTGAGAAGATAAACGCAATCAGAGCAACAGCGTCTGAAATCGACACTGTGCAATCGCCATTGACATCGCCGGAAGCCACAGCATACGGCGTTGGCGCTGGACCACCTGCAAATATGAAGCTGATGATAGAGACAGCATCAGAGACGTTGAGTACGGTATTGCCATCGGCATCGCCCGGTGTAACCGCGCACTGTTCATACCACGGGTTGGAGCAGAAGCAGCGCTCGACCGCCGGTGGAGGAGGATCCCACGGACTTCCAAAGCAGAACTGCCAGGCCATACCGTAGTCTGCTTGATTGACGATGCAATCGCCGGTTGCATCAAGCCAACTGGAGGGTTGTTGGGCTCTGGAACCAGCTTATAAAATACACGCAGTCGCTGATTGACAGCAAACCACTATTGTCAAAATCGCCATTAATTCCGCACTCCGCAGTACAAAGTGTCGAGAATGGCCGCACCTCAGCGGTAATCTTCGGGAAGCCAGGCGCAGTCTCGACGCCGTAGTAGTACATCCATTCAACCCAATCATCATCTATTGCCGAGTACTGCCATGCTTTACAGCGCTCGCCGTTGTTCTGTTCATCGAGTGCAAGCGGCGGATACACGCTCTTGACCGGAGCGATATACTCGACACCGACAAAGAACGGTCCCTTCAGGCAGCAAGGGTTGGTGAGTACTACCGTGCCGAAGTTCGGGTAGGCAAAAGTGGCGGCGTCGCAAATCACAATCTGGCGGCACATTTCCAAGCCCGGACCGTAACATTGATGCGACTCGGCGGCGCGGTCATAAACAATGAGATCTACTGTAGCCGGCCACTCGCTGGCGGGTATATCGACCAACGAGAAATTGACTGAGACTGACTCTGAAGGATAGCCCAGACAGTCGTTAAGGTCAAAGTAGATGACTGTTCGATCACCGACCTCGTTGTCAGACTTGTAGGCAGGATTCGAGCCATCGTTGTTGACTATCAGGCAGGTACCGGTATCACTGTCAAGAGCATCGGCCAAAGCAGGGGAATATGAACCGTAGCCGAAAATCACAGCGAAGGAGAGTACGTAGATGAGCCAAAGATTGAGGAACTTCCGCATAGGAACTCCATTTCGTGACGTGGTTCGACTATAATATAGTCCACGTTCATGTATTTAGCAATAGGGAAGTGGCACTCCGTGCCTTATCCACCACCTATTTATGGTTGCTAAGATTTCAGTCTGCTCGTATCTTAATTATGAACGAACACCATCTTAGTGAATCATATACGGAGCGGACGTTATGATGAGACAATTCGTCCTCACGATACTTGCCTTAATGGTGATACTGTTGTTGCTGCCAATCGACTTGATTGGCGGAGCACTCGAGTCCAATTCTTGTCCACAAGGAATAAGTCCGGAACTGAGGTTCTGGGAGATTACTGTGAGAGGGACCGCCAACGGTTCCGGCTGGGCATGGTGCATCAATGGCCCAACTTACAGCGTGTGCGATACTAACGTGACTGGCCTGGTGGCGGGCTCAGGTCCTGCTGAGATAGTCCAAGCTATCGTTGCCAGTATTAATTCCTCGGGATGTGCGGGAATCATCGCGGGCGCCGTTCAAGACTCGACTTTTGCAATTGGGAGCAGTTGTGTACAGGGTTTCGAGTTCTGTATCGGTCCGGCTGGTTCAACGCCGACCTGCTGCATTTCGGAATTGGATCCAAATTCGTGTTCTGTCGACGCGACTTTTGAGCAATTGGACTTCTATGAGTGCTTCATGTGCGGCGACGTAAACAACAGCGGCAACTTGAACATTTCCGATGTGATTTACTTGATTGCTTTCGTGTTTTCTGGCGGACCGCCTCCGCCGTATTGTGTCGGAAACGCGAATGGCGATTGCGTCTTGTCGATATCGGACGCGGTCTTCATTGTGAGCTATATCTTTGGCGGGGGACCTGCCCCAGGGAATTGTTGGTAATAAGCTCTCGATTGGTTCAATTGAGACATCGTGTCCAGTCTGATTGGCAAAAGAGTCAGACTACCGCTACTGAACTAACCCCTTGACAATCTCAAGTCCAGCACTAACTTTCCCGACAATTCTATTCATTACTGCCTCGAAAGGTTACGAATGCTTTGGAGTAAAACATATATACCGACATTGCGCGAAAGTCCGGCTGATGCCGAGTTGATCTCGCATAAAATGCTGATGCGCGGCGGCTATATCCGAAAATTGCAAGCCGGCGTCTACAACTACCTGCCGTTGATGCAACGAGTCCTGCACAAGACAATCAACATCGTCCGCGAAGAGATGGATCGCTCCGGCGCGATCGAAATCACGATGCCGGTGCTTCACCCGGCGGAACTGTGGCAGGAGTCCGGGCGCTGGCATGTCATGGGCAAGGAACAGATGCGGATGAAGGACCGGCATGATCGCGACATGGTGCTGGGCGGTACACATGAAGAAGTCGTGACGAACGTCATTCGCGGCGAACTGCGCAGTTACCGCCAGTTGCCGTTGAATTTGTATCAGATTCAGGTCAAGTTCCGCGATGAAATTCGGCCGCGCTTTGGCTTGATGCGCGGACGCGAATTCCTGATGAAGGATGCGTACACGTTCGATACTGATTTGGAAACGCACAAGGTCGCCTACAACAAGATGGTCGATGCATACTTCGCCACTTTCAATCGTTGTGGTCTCGCTGTTCGCAAGGTCGAATCCGACACCGGCGCGATGGGCGGATCAATGGCGCATGAGTTTATGGTGATCGTTGATACTGACTCCGGGGAAGAAGTGGTGTATTTCTGCAACAAGTGCGATTATGCCGCGAACGTCGAGAAGGCAGAGTCAATCGACCCGAAGAAAATCGCTACCGAAAGTGCCAAACCACTCGAGAAAGTACCGACGCCGGGAGCCGCAACGATTGAGCAAGTGACGGAATTCTTGAAAGTGCCAGCAGAACGATTGGTGAAAACGCTGCTGTATCTTGCCGATGGCAAACCGGTGGCAGCCTTGATTCGCGGCGACCGTCAGATCAATGAAACGAAACTGCGAAATCACTTTGCTTGTCTTGAACTGACAATGGCGACTGCAGAAGTAGTTGAGAAAGTAACCAAGGCGCCGGTGGGATTCGCCGGGCCGATTGGTCTGAAAGATATCCGCATCGTTGCCGATCCAGAAGTCATGTCTCTTACCAATTTTGCTGTCGGCGCGAACGAGAATGAAACGCATTACATCAACGTCAATCTCAAGCGCGATTTCGATGTCACGGAAGTTGCGACGATCCGCAACGCGATGATAGGTGATATCTGTACGCACTGCAAGGAAGGCACGCTCAATGCACTCAAGGGCATTGAGGTCGGCAATACATTTAATTTAGGTCTCAAGTATTCCAAGGCGCTCAATGCCAAGTTTATCGATGCAGAAGGCAAAGAGCAGTTGTTCTGGATGGGTTCCTACGGAATCGGCGTTACGCGCACAATTCAGGCGACCGTCGAGAAGTACAACGACGAGAAGGGTATCATCTGGCCGGCGACAATGGCGCCGTATCAGGTGGAACTTGTACCGCTGACGATGCAGGATGAAAAACTGCGTGCAGCATCATTCGAGCTATACGACCAACTCAATCGCGCCGGTGTGGAAGTCATAATGGATGATCGCGACGAACGCGCCGGGGTCAAATTCAACGATGCTGACCTGATTGGGATTCCGCTGCGCGTCAATGTCGGCTCGAAATCACTTGAGAAGGGCGAAATCGAACTCAAGGAACGCGCAAAGACCGATGTCATTCCAGTCAAGCTGGAATCGGCGGTCGAGACGGTCAAGCAGACGATAGCCCGGCAAATCGCCAATCCCCAGCCATTTTAGCGGCTGACAGGCTCGGAACGGAACAAACCGGCCGCCTTGCGCGTACTTGTGTTGTAAATATTGACTTTACGGGTCCAGGCAGACGGTGCCTGGGCTCTTTTTGGCAACAGATTCAACAATAAAACCACTACTACCTTTTCAGGAGAGGCAGCAGATGATGCTCGTCAGGACCAAACTCGGTCTAAGCTCTATCCATGGAATCGGCTTATTCGCCGATCAAGACATTCCGAAAGGAACTCCGGTATGGGAGTTCACACCGGGATTCGACCAGGAGATACCACGGGAACAATTTGAGAAGATTCCCGAGGCCGCCCGAAACGATTTTCTAAAGTACAGCTATACCAGCAAGAAGAACGGCGGGTATTACATCCTGTGTTGTGATGACGGCAGGTTTTTTAATCATAGTGAAGAACCGAACGTGACAAGCATGCCGTCGGGCAATGGTTCTGAAGATATTGACGTTGCTGCTAGAGATATCAAGAAGGGCGAAGAGCTGACCTGCGACTATCGCAGTTTTGAAGCCGCCTTTACTGAAGAGATGCTGGCGTAGTAACTACTAAGCTACACTTGCCAATGGACGTTCGAAGCCGCACGGGCCGCGATGTAGCTCAACAGCTCAATGTTCCGATTCGTGTTCGGCACAATCGACCCGCAGGTCGGTTGCGGCCATTGGTCTCTTAAAGAAGTTGCAGTGATGAGGCGCAGTCGAGCTTGAATGAGCATTTTTGTCGAGATAGCGACAGGTGAGACAAATGCGTGCGACGGTTATCACATTCTCGTTTCGCAGTGTCTCAATGACCTTCATCAGGGAGTTCAAGACAGCAGTTTGATCGCGAGTCGACAACTCGCCTGCAGCGTCGCGGATTACGTCCGCCCAATCATCCAGCTTGAGCGCCAACCGCTTGCCGGCTGGCGTCAATTTGAGATTGATCGCACGTCGATCGCCTCTGGATATCAATCGAGCCAGCAATTTCTTATCCACTAATGCGGAGACAGCATCACTGATAGTCGCGGCGGTTAAACCGAATTCTCGTGCCAATTGACCGACGCGCCCGAACGAAGTGCCGTGATGAAGCAGAAAAATGAGGATCTGAATCTGGATCGGACGCAAAATCTGTCCCAAATGCGACTTTAGCATACCAACTTAATACCTACTTTTTGTTTCTGCAAGTCAATTGATTGTTCGCACCTTGGTGCCGTAGTTGAGTGCGCTTGCCAGCGTTGGTATCAACCCAGCGTGAGCGGGGCGGGGCACATAATAACAGCGCACATTAACAGTGCAGAACAAGTGTCTAACTATTGGCAGTATTGGGACAGAAGGACGACAATGTGTTGTTATGCAGTAACTTAGGCTGTGATGCCAGGTGTTGGCACACAGGTTGCTTTAACATAGTTCGCCGGATGGCAATTTAGAGAGGAGAAAAGTATGAGATCAAGAATTTCGATTATAGCACTTTCAATCGTTACGATTCTCGCCGCGGTCGGCTGTGAAGAGAAAACCCGCTACATCACGACAGCGGATGCACCAGCAACACCAGTTGGCGTGTATTCGGTAACCGGTGACGGTTACGTCGACGTCTTTTGGCAGGCGAACAACGATGGTGATAACACCGAGGGCTATGGTGTTTATCGCTACAATGGTACAGTCGGCGGCAATGACGAGTATGTACTAATTGGAGAGGTTAGTGCATCTCCGTTTAGAGAAACGTACGGATACCGGGACAATAATGTACAAAATGGAAATACCTACTACTATGCGATCAATGCATACAACGGCTACGGCGAGTCGGACTTGTCAGATCCAGACGCATTTGACACACCACGGCCCCAAGGCAGCGCAGCAATCGATCTCACTAATCTGGACCTGATGCGTGGCGGCTGGGATTTCTCTGAAAGAAGAACGCGAGTTTGGGATTCGATCGACTCGGATATCTTCTTTGAGTACGACTCTGATTTGGATGCGTTCTTCATTTGGAGCAATCACCGACGATCTGTTCATACAATCCTTTGGATTTGCGGACGACATTACCGAAATCAATTGGGGCGAGCCGGAGAAGGCGAAGGTTGGTCAACGTCGGCTGGATGGAGATATCAAGGCATGCATACATCGTCGGAATGGGAGCTTTGGACAGGAAGACAACTCGAAAACTACGCGGCAGTGCGGGTAACAGGCATAGGCAACGAATCAGAACGTGAACTTCGAATGGGCATATCAGACGGATCGAAGTAAACCCGGAACTAAAGCGGGCACGAAAGGAGAGTCCCAGCATGCCGAAATTACCAGAAGGAGTGGTAACTAATATGAAGCGGATTATTCTACTCACGACGCTGATAGCGACCATGGCGATTCTGTTCGCCAGTGTCGCCACCGGCCAGTCGACCATGCGTCGCAATTATAACGACCTTGATGTCGACGTGTGGACCGATAAAGACGACGGTTCGAATTACTACGAAGGTGACGAGATCACCATTTACTTCCGGGCCTCACGCGACTGTTACGTGACGATCTACGATCTGGACACGCGCGGCAACGTAAACCTGTTGTTCCCAGCTGATCCACGCGATCAAAATTTCATTCGCGGGGACGAAATCTATATGATTCCGGATCGCGGAGATGATTATGCGTTGACGCTGGAAGGTCCCCCCGGAAATGAGTCGATTCAGATCGTTGCCACGACCGACTATCATGCCGTGCCGGATTGGCGCGGACCGATGTCGGTGTATGACGACGATTGGGGATTCAAGTACGATGGCGACAATGATCAGTTTATTCAGCGGGTCAATCGCCGCTACTTCCCGGATGATCAGAGCGCTGTCGACCAGGTGGCGTTCTATGTTGCGCCGCGCTACTACTATCAGCCCGAGAAGAACGATTGCTACGGTGATTGCGGACAAGTCTATATCGATTATCCGGACGGATGTGAAGTGTTCGTCAATGGCGTGTTCTACGGCTATGCGCCGTTGTATGTGCCTTCGATCTACCTGGGCCGCCATCGCGTGACTGTGTATTGGGGTGCGAGCATTGTCTACAACGATTGGATTCTCATTGATGCCTGGCATCCGTACTTTGTTTACACGCGTCCGTGGTATGTATACGACTACTGCTACACCAACTGGTATCGCGGACATGTTTGGGATACTTGGTACGACGGTCCGTCACGCTACAAGTACAAGGACAGAGACTTCTATTCTTACAAGAAGCCTGATTCTCGGAGAGGTTACACCGTAGTGTCGAATACACACGGCAAGTATGAGAAGTCGAAGACTTATGCCGAGAAGTCAACTCGAATCGACAAGTACAAGTCGACCTATAACTACGACAAGTCGACCAAGACTTACACGGCTTCGAAAGGTAGAACTTCAAGTTCGGGCAAGCGCAACGACTTCGACGACTACAACAGCCCTAAGAAGTCGACCAAAGGTTCAAGCGGCAGTGACGGCGTTTATACCAAGCCAAGGACCGGTAGCAACAGCGGCAAGACGAATACTGGCACCAACTCAGGTAAGTCTGGCGGCACTGTCAAGAAGCCAGTGAGTAAGGGTAGTGACAGCGGCAAGGGCAGTTCCGGCGACGATGTCAAGAAGCCTGCCAGCAAGGGCAGTGACAATTCAGGCAAAGCCACGCCGAAAGTAGACACTCCAAGTTCAGGTGGCAAAAAGTCGAGTCCGTCTGTTAGCAGCGGCGGAAATAAATCGAGCGGAAGCGCGCCGAGCAAATCCAGCGGAAGCTCCGGAAACTCCGGCAGCAAGGGTGGTGGTAACTCGGGTGGCGGTTCCGGCGGCAAGAAGAAGTAACAACTTCACCATTTGGTGCTTCCTATAGAGCGGGTAGCGGTTCGAACGCTGAAAGGCGATTGGACCGCTTCCCAATTTTGTGTGTGAGCATTGTTGTTGACGAATGAGTAGAATGAAGTTAATCTGGGAACGACTATGAGAAACCGGCAAATCATACTGAGAATTGTACTTTGTGTACTTGTGATGGCTGCATCGGCTCTCGGCGTCTCCCGCAAGCCGAAATCTGGTAATGATACCAAGTCCAAGGTCGCTGACACAGTCAAGCAAAGCGACAAGGCAAAGGACTCAGCGACAAAATCTGCTGTCCCGACGACACCTGTAAGGAAAGACAGCGCTGCTGCAAAGGTGCCGACGCCGGCGAGATTCAATGACTTTCAGGACAAGAACAAGAATGGCATAGATGATCGTCTTGAAAAGACCGGTACCGATTCTAAGAAACCGGCCTCGACAACGACAAAGAAGCCAGAGACCAAGAAGTCCGAGACAAAGAAACCCAGCACGATCACAAAAAATCCTCTCCCATCTAAGAAGTCGAAATAGTACTACGCATACAGCAAAAGAAAAGGCGATGCACCGGTCCGGTACATCGCCTTATTACGTTACGCGAAGTCTCTACTTCAAGTATTCGACGCAGTCACAGGCTGCGCCAGGCGTCGGTCCGCCTGCAAACACATTCGCTATAATCCAAAGTGCGTCAGAAATCGTGACCATGCCATTGCAGTCGGCATCGCCAGATCCAATTGCGTCCGGTGCGGGTGCAGAACCGCCAAGGAACACATAGGCAATCACCAAAATAGCGTCGCTAACAGAATAGGTACCGCTGCCGTTAGCATCGCCAACCAGCCATGTGCAAGATGGAGTCAGGCTCACGTTCACAAGTTCGAGATTCGAGAATTGTGAAAGCTGATTCTCGGCGTCTTTTGCGCGTACTCGATAGTAGTAGGCACCGTCGGTTAGACCGGAGACATGATAAGTCGTATCAGTTTCCGTGTTAGTCAACATCGACTGAACAGAATAGGTCTCAGTTGGAGAAATGTCATCAATCCACAAGCCCGGATCATTCACGAAGCCGTCGCTGACATATCTGAAGCGGACGAGAATGTTCTGACCAACATAAGACGCAAGACTGAACTTCGCTTGCACCCAGTTGGCTGAGGCGCCGGTAATGCCGTTGCCGATGTTGTTGCCATTGGGATTCGTATTGGTCGTAATGTTGCCGGGTAACGTTGCCCAAGTTCCACCGCCATTCGTCGATGCCTCGACGTAGGCGTAGTCCCAGCCATCTTCAAGATCATACCAGGCGTTGAACTTCAGAGAGTCGCCAGCAAGCACCTGCAGGGCATTTACCGCTGTCAACGTATTGTTGAGATTGCTGGCAGTGCCGGAGAAATATGATTTTGTGCCGGACACCGCACGCGTGGTCGACACAGTAAATCCGTCTTCCAGCCAGTTGCCGCTAACGGTTTCGATATTGTCGCTACCGCGAGTATATCCGCTCAATTGCCATACTTCATAACTCTGCGCCGGATTGTCAAAGTCGAGATGGTTCCAGTAGAGATCAAACTCGCTCACGGCGATGTCAGCTTGAGCATAAATCAACGGCTTCTTCGGCGGAACCAACTTCTTTGGCGCTTCCGCCATGCGGGCCAGGAAGAGCTCGGGTCCGAGAACATTCTGCACCAGCGGGGAGATCCGATTAGTCGGCGGCCAGAAATTGTCGGTATCGTTGCCGATTTCGATAGTCACGGCGTAGTTCTTGTTCTTCGTCGTCTGCTCGCCATATCCCCAGTCGTCGCTGGAGCCGTTGACCGGATACAGCAGCTGCCACGGCGGACCGACTGAATAGCCGGCTAACGCGGCGACCGTATCTGCCATCGCGGCGAAAAGATCGTTGTCAGGCGTGTAGATGCGGTCATATCCCCATGGATAAAGGAATAGATCCGAGAAAGAATGCAAAGACAATGTAACGACGAAATTTCTCGACTCGATGAAAGCCTTTTCTACTTGAGTCTCTGGCTCAGAAAATGGCCCGGTTCCACGGTAAGTCTCCGATGATCCTGTGGGAGAGGAGCCTTCATCATCACATCCCCATTGGTATCCATAATTACGATTAAGGTCGACACCAAAGCTGCTGCCATTGTTGCGGCGATTCTTGCGCCACAAACCACCACCGCCCGGTTCGTCTACTTCATTGTAGTAGTAACCGTCGGGGTTCATGCAGGTACTAACAAAGAACTCACGGTTGTTCACCAGATAAGTAACCTGCGGATTGGTGCCATAGTTGTTCGTGAGATAACGCATGAAGTAAATCAGTGCCTCGGGAGTGATGACTTCGCGGGCATGATGCGCGGCGTAATAGTAAAGCTCCGGTTCGCTCTCATCGGACAGCGGGTTGTCGGAGATTTTCATCACATAAATCGGCCTGCCTTCAAGGGAATTGCCGATCGACCACTTAGGGCGAACGATGAGGGGATTGGCTGTCGCAATCGAATCCATCGCCAACTCGATTTCGCTCAGCGTACGGTAACCACCCATGCTCTTACCCGGTTCGAATCGGCTTTGGAAGAACGTTGTCATGTCCGATATCGAGACATCATACTTGAGTCCAGATACTGACAATGCCTGTAGTTCGTCGGCATTGACAATAACGTCAATGAATTTTTCGCCGGTGTAGACCTCGTCAAGGCTGAGCGCCTTCAACGCAAGATAGTCAGCGCGCGTTTCAATGGTGACCCGCGCCTGCTGGAATTTCTCGGCGGCTTGAATTTGATTTGTGAATGATGCCCAGATCAACGCTGCAAGTAGACAAGCAGCAATAGTCCGATGGATGATCATCTGGATGGCTCCTTCGCGTGGTGAAGTACAATCAACGCCGCTGCTCGTGCGGCTGAT is a window from the bacterium genome containing:
- a CDS encoding immune inhibitor A — its product is MIIHRTIAACLLAALIWASFTNQIQAAEKFQQARVTIETRADYLALKALSLDEVYTGEKFIDVIVNADELQALSVSGLKYDVSISDMTTFFQSRFEPGKSMGGYRTLSEIELAMDSIATANPLIVRPKWSIGNSLEGRPIYVMKISDNPLSDESEPELYYYAAHHAREVITPEALIYFMRYLTNNYGTNPQVTYLVNNREFFVSTCMNPDGYYYNEVDEPGGGGLWRKNRRNNGSSFGVDLNRNYGYQWGCDDEGSSPTGSSETYRGTGPFSEPETQVEKAFIESRNFVVTLSLHSFSDLFLYPWGYDRIYTPDNDLFAAMADTVAALAGYSVGPPWQLLYPVNGSSDDWGYGEQTTKNKNYAVTIEIGNDTDNFWPPTNRISPLVQNVLGPELFLARMAEAPKKLVPPKKPLIYAQADIAVSEFDLYWNHLDFDNPAQSYEVWQLSGYTRGSDNIETVSGNWLEDGFTVSTTRAVSGTKSYFSGTASNLNNTLTAVNALQVLAGDSLKFNAWYDLEDGWDYAYVEASTNGGGTWATLPGNITTNTNPNGNNIGNGITGASANWVQAKFSLASYVGQNILVRFRYVSDGFVNDPGLWIDDISPTETYSVQSMLTNTETDTTYHVSGLTDGAYYYRVRAKDAENQLSQFSNLELVNVSLTPSCTWLVGDANGSGTYSVSDAILVIAYVFLGGSAPAPDAIGSGDADCNGMVTISDALWIIANVFAGGPTPGAACDCVEYLK